In one Amaranthus tricolor cultivar Red isolate AtriRed21 chromosome 8, ASM2621246v1, whole genome shotgun sequence genomic region, the following are encoded:
- the LOC130820511 gene encoding histone deacetylase 14, chloroplastic isoform X2 → MLPLSEHSLYVQLTNAKVIYSVAPAKGHNQESHPESNLRVPAIVDALDKMELNPKHRGLEIIELKHFNPASVEDVINVHEKAYVLGLEKAMEKASQQGILLIEGSGPTYATVSTFQDSLIAAGAGLAIVDAVVAASKNSPEPPCGFALIRPPGHHAVSAGPMGFCVFGNIAIAARYAQRIHGLKRVFIIDFDVHHGNGTHDAFYEDSDIYFLSTHQDGSYPGTGKIHEVGCGLGEGTSLNLPLPGGSGDISMRRVFDEVIVPSAQKFKPDIILVSAGYDGHVLDPLASLQFTTGTYYMLAAHIKQLAKELCGGRCVFFLEGGYNLESLSYSVADSFRALLGEPSRASEFDNPAFLYEEPSTRIKQAIQKVKAIHSL, encoded by the exons ATGCTGCCTTTATCTGAACACTCATTGT ATGTACAACTAACTAATGCCAAAGTGATCTACAGTGTTGCTCCTGCCAAAGGCCACAATCAG GAGTCACATCCAGAGTCTAACCTCAGAGTTCCTGCAATTGTTGACGCTCTTGATAAGATGGAGCTCAATCCAAAG CATCGTGGCTTAGAAATCATTGAGCTCAAGCATTTTAATCCGGCATCAGTGGAAGATGTTATTAATGTTCATGAAAAGGCCTATGTATTAGGTCTTGAGAAG GCCATGGAAAAGGCTTCTCAACAAGGTATTCTTCTCATTGAGGGGTCTGGACCGACATATGCTACAGTTTCT ACATTTCAGGACTCATTAATTGCGGCTGGAGCAGGACTAGCTATTGTTGATGCTGTG GTGGCTGCATCTAAAAATTCGCCAGAGCCTCCTTGTGGATTTGCTTTGATAAGGCCTCCTGGTCACCATGCTGTTTCAGCAGGGCCTATGGGCTTTTGTGTTTTCGGGAACATTGCTATTGCTGCCCGTTATGCTCAACGAATACATGGACTAAAGCGTGTTTTTATCATTGATTTTGATGTTCATCATGGCAATGGCACACATGACGCATTTTATGAGGATTCAGATATTTACTTCCTTTCAACTCATCAG GATGGAAGCTACCCGGGTACGGGTAAAATCCATGAGGTCGGATGTGGACTAGGTGAAGGCACATCATTGAATTTACCACTGCCTGGAGGCTCTGGAGATATTTCTATGAGAAGAGTCTTCGATGAAGTCATTGTGCCAAGTGCTCAAAAATTCAAGCCAGACATAATCCTAGTGTCTGCTGG TTATGATGGACATGTCTTGGATCCTTTAGCAAGCCTTCAGTTCACAACAGGAACGTACTACATGCTTGCTGCTCACATAAAACAATTAGCCAAAGAACTTTGTGGAGGACGCTGTGTGTTTTTCTTGGAAGGAGGATACAATCTTGAATCTCTTTCTTATTCAGTGGCAGACTCATTCCGTGCTTTGCTAGGAGAGCCTAGTCGTGCATCTGAGTTTGATAATCCGGCATTTTTGTACGAGGAACCTTCGACCAGGATCAAACAAGCAATTCAAAAGGTCAAGGCCATACATTCCTTGTAG
- the LOC130820511 gene encoding histone deacetylase 14, chloroplastic isoform X1 has product MLPLSEHSLCTWTNPLKLRFFIGHARNSFLKNHISRRNCSISCSTNLEMEPYFSSDVQLTNAKVIYSVAPAKGHNQESHPESNLRVPAIVDALDKMELNPKHRGLEIIELKHFNPASVEDVINVHEKAYVLGLEKAMEKASQQGILLIEGSGPTYATVSTFQDSLIAAGAGLAIVDAVVAASKNSPEPPCGFALIRPPGHHAVSAGPMGFCVFGNIAIAARYAQRIHGLKRVFIIDFDVHHGNGTHDAFYEDSDIYFLSTHQDGSYPGTGKIHEVGCGLGEGTSLNLPLPGGSGDISMRRVFDEVIVPSAQKFKPDIILVSAGYDGHVLDPLASLQFTTGTYYMLAAHIKQLAKELCGGRCVFFLEGGYNLESLSYSVADSFRALLGEPSRASEFDNPAFLYEEPSTRIKQAIQKVKAIHSL; this is encoded by the exons ATGCTGCCTTTATCTGAACACTCATTGTGTACGTGGACGAATCCTCTTaagttaaggttttttattggTCATGCAAGGAATTCTTTTTTAAAGAACCATATATCAAGAAGAAATTGTTCCATTTCTTGCTCAACTAATTTGGAGATGGAACCTTATTTCTCTTCAGATGTACAACTAACTAATGCCAAAGTGATCTACAGTGTTGCTCCTGCCAAAGGCCACAATCAG GAGTCACATCCAGAGTCTAACCTCAGAGTTCCTGCAATTGTTGACGCTCTTGATAAGATGGAGCTCAATCCAAAG CATCGTGGCTTAGAAATCATTGAGCTCAAGCATTTTAATCCGGCATCAGTGGAAGATGTTATTAATGTTCATGAAAAGGCCTATGTATTAGGTCTTGAGAAG GCCATGGAAAAGGCTTCTCAACAAGGTATTCTTCTCATTGAGGGGTCTGGACCGACATATGCTACAGTTTCT ACATTTCAGGACTCATTAATTGCGGCTGGAGCAGGACTAGCTATTGTTGATGCTGTG GTGGCTGCATCTAAAAATTCGCCAGAGCCTCCTTGTGGATTTGCTTTGATAAGGCCTCCTGGTCACCATGCTGTTTCAGCAGGGCCTATGGGCTTTTGTGTTTTCGGGAACATTGCTATTGCTGCCCGTTATGCTCAACGAATACATGGACTAAAGCGTGTTTTTATCATTGATTTTGATGTTCATCATGGCAATGGCACACATGACGCATTTTATGAGGATTCAGATATTTACTTCCTTTCAACTCATCAG GATGGAAGCTACCCGGGTACGGGTAAAATCCATGAGGTCGGATGTGGACTAGGTGAAGGCACATCATTGAATTTACCACTGCCTGGAGGCTCTGGAGATATTTCTATGAGAAGAGTCTTCGATGAAGTCATTGTGCCAAGTGCTCAAAAATTCAAGCCAGACATAATCCTAGTGTCTGCTGG TTATGATGGACATGTCTTGGATCCTTTAGCAAGCCTTCAGTTCACAACAGGAACGTACTACATGCTTGCTGCTCACATAAAACAATTAGCCAAAGAACTTTGTGGAGGACGCTGTGTGTTTTTCTTGGAAGGAGGATACAATCTTGAATCTCTTTCTTATTCAGTGGCAGACTCATTCCGTGCTTTGCTAGGAGAGCCTAGTCGTGCATCTGAGTTTGATAATCCGGCATTTTTGTACGAGGAACCTTCGACCAGGATCAAACAAGCAATTCAAAAGGTCAAGGCCATACATTCCTTGTAG
- the LOC130820511 gene encoding histone deacetylase 14, chloroplastic isoform X3: MLPLSEHSLLLLLPKATIRSHIQSLTSEFLQLLTLLIRWSSIQSILVTLQHRGLEIIELKHFNPASVEDVINVHEKAYVLGLEKAMEKASQQGILLIEGSGPTYATVSTFQDSLIAAGAGLAIVDAVVAASKNSPEPPCGFALIRPPGHHAVSAGPMGFCVFGNIAIAARYAQRIHGLKRVFIIDFDVHHGNGTHDAFYEDSDIYFLSTHQDGSYPGTGKIHEVGCGLGEGTSLNLPLPGGSGDISMRRVFDEVIVPSAQKFKPDIILVSAGYDGHVLDPLASLQFTTGTYYMLAAHIKQLAKELCGGRCVFFLEGGYNLESLSYSVADSFRALLGEPSRASEFDNPAFLYEEPSTRIKQAIQKVKAIHSL; the protein is encoded by the exons ATGCTGCCTTTATCTGAACACTCATTGT TGTTGCTCCTGCCAAAGGCCACAATCAG GAGTCACATCCAGAGTCTAACCTCAGAGTTCCTGCAATTGTTGACGCTCTTGATAAGATGGAGCTCAATCCAAAG TATATTGGTTACTTTGCAGCATCGTGGCTTAGAAATCATTGAGCTCAAGCATTTTAATCCGGCATCAGTGGAAGATGTTATTAATGTTCATGAAAAGGCCTATGTATTAGGTCTTGAGAAG GCCATGGAAAAGGCTTCTCAACAAGGTATTCTTCTCATTGAGGGGTCTGGACCGACATATGCTACAGTTTCT ACATTTCAGGACTCATTAATTGCGGCTGGAGCAGGACTAGCTATTGTTGATGCTGTG GTGGCTGCATCTAAAAATTCGCCAGAGCCTCCTTGTGGATTTGCTTTGATAAGGCCTCCTGGTCACCATGCTGTTTCAGCAGGGCCTATGGGCTTTTGTGTTTTCGGGAACATTGCTATTGCTGCCCGTTATGCTCAACGAATACATGGACTAAAGCGTGTTTTTATCATTGATTTTGATGTTCATCATGGCAATGGCACACATGACGCATTTTATGAGGATTCAGATATTTACTTCCTTTCAACTCATCAG GATGGAAGCTACCCGGGTACGGGTAAAATCCATGAGGTCGGATGTGGACTAGGTGAAGGCACATCATTGAATTTACCACTGCCTGGAGGCTCTGGAGATATTTCTATGAGAAGAGTCTTCGATGAAGTCATTGTGCCAAGTGCTCAAAAATTCAAGCCAGACATAATCCTAGTGTCTGCTGG TTATGATGGACATGTCTTGGATCCTTTAGCAAGCCTTCAGTTCACAACAGGAACGTACTACATGCTTGCTGCTCACATAAAACAATTAGCCAAAGAACTTTGTGGAGGACGCTGTGTGTTTTTCTTGGAAGGAGGATACAATCTTGAATCTCTTTCTTATTCAGTGGCAGACTCATTCCGTGCTTTGCTAGGAGAGCCTAGTCGTGCATCTGAGTTTGATAATCCGGCATTTTTGTACGAGGAACCTTCGACCAGGATCAAACAAGCAATTCAAAAGGTCAAGGCCATACATTCCTTGTAG